The following proteins are co-located in the Labrys monachus genome:
- the copC gene encoding copper homeostasis periplasmic binding protein CopC, translating into MSKTFQSAALAAIALFALAGQAFAHAHLQSATPAVDGTVAAAPTELDLNFSEDLNLKFSGVKVTGPGKAAVATGEPMLMNKNATLMVPLSGTLGAGVYTVSWHALSADGHKTHGSYKFTVKP; encoded by the coding sequence ATGTCCAAGACGTTCCAGAGCGCCGCCCTGGCGGCCATCGCCCTTTTCGCCCTTGCCGGGCAGGCGTTCGCCCATGCCCATCTCCAATCCGCCACCCCTGCGGTCGACGGCACGGTCGCCGCCGCCCCGACCGAACTCGACCTGAATTTCAGCGAGGACCTCAATCTGAAATTTTCGGGCGTGAAGGTCACCGGCCCCGGCAAGGCCGCGGTGGCGACCGGCGAACCCATGCTGATGAACAAGAACGCCACGCTGATGGTTCCCCTGTCGGGAACGCTCGGCGCGGGCGTCTACACGGTCAGCTGGCATGCCCTGTCCGCCGACGGCCACAAGACCCATGGCAGCTACAAGTTCACCGTGAAGCCATGA
- a CDS encoding PepSY-associated TM helix domain-containing protein — translation MFMATADLSQAPGSSRLSLQRAIWRWHFYAGLLSVPFLILLAITGSLYLFKGEINHTVFAYRTVVTETGTPALPPSALVAKAVAALPGSTATSFGEPASPAASAVVTVTTGDGPHLVYLNPYTGAVLATMRSDREPMYLLKKIHSLELFGTLANRLIEAIAGFALVLVVTGFYLWWPRGRSGGVLTVRATPGRRIWWRDVHAVTGALAGLVIFFLALTGMPWSGFWGANLSTYSAKLGIGFPAQLWDDVPKSALPTQAVLPNAGWAVENAPVPLSAPAAGAAPIGIDRAMAVAHGLGLAPGFEMALPSDGTGVYTAAIYFGDLSKERTVHIDQYSGKPIVDLGFKDYGPVGKAIEFGINVHQGMEWGLANQLVMLATCLSIVLASVSAVVMWWKRRPAGKMGVPPYPADPGVFRFLWAAAVAVGIVFPITGLAVLAMLAFDLLAIRTIPPLRRAFA, via the coding sequence ATCTTCATGGCTACCGCCGATCTGAGCCAGGCCCCTGGCTCGTCGCGCCTGTCGCTGCAACGAGCGATCTGGCGCTGGCATTTCTATGCCGGACTCCTCAGCGTCCCCTTCCTGATCCTTCTGGCGATCACCGGTTCGCTCTATCTCTTCAAGGGTGAGATCAATCACACCGTCTTCGCCTATCGCACCGTCGTCACCGAAACGGGCACGCCGGCTCTGCCGCCGAGCGCGCTGGTGGCGAAGGCCGTCGCGGCGCTGCCGGGATCGACGGCGACATCCTTCGGCGAGCCCGCCTCGCCGGCCGCGTCCGCCGTGGTGACGGTGACGACGGGAGACGGCCCGCATCTGGTCTATCTCAACCCCTATACCGGCGCCGTGCTCGCTACGATGCGCAGCGACCGCGAGCCGATGTATCTCCTCAAGAAGATCCACAGCCTCGAATTGTTCGGCACCTTAGCCAATCGCCTCATCGAGGCGATCGCCGGCTTCGCCCTCGTCCTGGTGGTGACGGGCTTCTATCTGTGGTGGCCGCGCGGCCGGTCCGGCGGCGTCCTTACGGTCCGTGCAACGCCCGGCCGGCGGATCTGGTGGCGCGACGTCCACGCCGTGACCGGCGCACTGGCGGGCCTCGTCATCTTCTTCCTGGCGCTGACGGGCATGCCGTGGTCGGGCTTCTGGGGCGCCAACCTCAGCACCTATTCGGCAAAGCTCGGCATCGGTTTTCCCGCGCAGCTTTGGGACGACGTGCCCAAATCGGCCCTGCCGACCCAGGCCGTTCTCCCCAATGCGGGTTGGGCGGTGGAGAACGCCCCCGTTCCCCTGTCGGCGCCCGCAGCAGGCGCCGCGCCGATCGGCATCGACCGGGCGATGGCGGTCGCCCATGGCCTCGGCCTTGCGCCCGGCTTCGAGATGGCCCTGCCGTCCGACGGAACGGGGGTCTACACCGCCGCGATCTATTTCGGTGACCTGTCGAAGGAGCGCACCGTCCACATCGACCAGTACAGCGGCAAGCCGATCGTCGATCTCGGGTTCAAGGATTACGGCCCCGTCGGCAAGGCGATCGAATTCGGCATCAATGTCCACCAGGGCATGGAATGGGGGCTCGCCAACCAACTGGTGATGCTCGCCACCTGCCTTTCCATCGTCCTGGCTTCGGTCTCCGCCGTGGTGATGTGGTGGAAGCGCCGGCCGGCGGGCAAGATGGGCGTGCCGCCCTATCCGGCCGATCCCGGCGTCTTCCGCTTTCTCTGGGCCGCCGCCGTTGCCGTGGGGATCGTCTTTCCGATCACCGGCCTCGCCGTCCTGGCGATGCTCGCCTTCGATCTCCTGGCGATCCGCACCATTCCTCCTCTCCGGCGAGCATTCGCCTGA